The Chloroflexus aggregans DSM 9485 genome segment GGCCGGTAAACACGTGTTGTGTGAAAAGCCACTGGCGACAACGCTGGCCGATGGTTTGGTCATGGTTGCCGCCGCGCAAGCGCATCGCCGATTGTTGATGGAGGCGTTTATGTACCGCTTCCATCCGCAAACGCTCACCGTGCAGCGTTTGCTCGCCGAGGGGGTGATCGGTGAGGTCCGACACGTTCGTGGTCACTTTGCCTTTCTCCTCGATGATGCTACCAATATTCGCCTTGATCCGGCGCTCGGCGGTGGGGCGCTCTACGATATTGGCTGCTATCCGCTCAGTTATGCGCGTATGGTCTTCGGCACCCGTCCGCACATTGCGACTGCTCTGATGGACGGTGTCGCGATTGATAGTAGCCTTTGCGGGATGTTGCGGTTTGGAGCTGAGCGTTGTGCGATAGTGTCCTGTAGTTTTCGTACAGCATGGAACCAGCGAGTGGAGATTATCGGTAGTGAGGGTTGGATCCATCTCGAGCGACCGTTTAACCCCACACCTGATTTGGCAACGACGATCATGGTTGCACGCGGTGGCCGTCACGTGACGGTTGAGACCATCACGATTCCGCCCGCCGATCATTTTCGGCTCGAGGCGGAAGGTTTTGCCGCTTTGGCTACGGCGGGCGCGCCGGTGCCCTCTGTCGGTGCCATGCCGCTGACCGAGTCGCTCGATAATTTGGCTGCGATGGAGGCTCTCTTTACCAGTGCGGCAACAGCCACCCATACCGAGCTTCGTATGCCAGCGTTTGCACCGGAATGGCCGGTGGTCGCGCTGTCTTGACCTGAGCAAAGGAGCATAAGCCTGTATGACGATGAGTTATGACGTTAAAGATTTGAGTCTTGCCGAGCAAGGACGCAAGCGGATTGAGTGGGCCGAAAAAGAGATGCCGGTACTGCGATTGATACGCGAGCGCTTTGCGCGTGAGCGTCCACTGGCCGGTTTGCGGATTAGTGCTTGTTTGCACGTGACCACCGAGACGGCCAACCTGATGCGTACACTGGTGGCCGGTGGGGCCGATGTGGTGTTAGTCGCCTCAAATCCGCTGAGCACCCAAGATGATGTGGCCGCAGCACTGGTGGCTTACGAAGAGATTCCGGTGTTTGCGATCAAGGGTGAGAGTAATGAGGTCTATTACAGCCATATTCGGGCCGCGCTCGATCACAATCCGCAATTGACGATGGACGATGGCGCCGATTTGGTGACCGGCGTGCTCAAGGAGCGGCCCGACTTGATCCCGCATATGGTTGGGAGTACCGAAGAAACGACCACCGGCGTGATCCGCCTCAAGGCGATGGCGAAGCAGGGAGTTTTGCCCTTCCCGGTGATTGCCGTCAACGATAGCGATACCAAGCACATGTTCGACAACCGGTATGGTACCGGTCAGAGCACCCTCGACGGTATCATTAGGGCCACGAATATCCTGCTTGCCGGGAAGACCTTCGTCGTGGCCGGCTATGGCTGGTGTTCGCGTGGTATCGCCGAGCGTGCCCGTGGCTTAGGGGCCAACGTCATTGTGACCGAGATCGATCCGGTGAAGGCATTGGAAGCGGTTATGGACGGTTTTCGGGTAATGCCGATGGTAGAGGCAGCTCGACAGGCCGACTTTATCGTGACTGCGACCGGTAATAAGCACGTGATCGACCAGAATGCGTTTGAGGTGATGAAAGACGGTTGTGTGATCGCCAATAGCGGTCACTTCAACGTCGAGATTAACATTCCAGCTCTCGAATCACTCAGCGTCGAGAAGCGCCGGCCGCGGGCCTTCGTCGATCAGTATATCTTACGTGACGGACGGGTGATTAACCTCTTGGGTGAGGGTCGTCTGGTCAACTTAGCCAGCGCAGAGGGTCATCCGAGCGCGGTGATGGATATGAGCTTTGCCAATCAGGCTTTGGCGAGCGAGTTTTTGCTGCGCAATCAGGGGAAGCTGCCGGTTGGCGTGCATGCGCTCCCTAAGGAGCTGGATCGGGAAATTG includes the following:
- the ahcY gene encoding adenosylhomocysteinase, producing the protein MTMSYDVKDLSLAEQGRKRIEWAEKEMPVLRLIRERFARERPLAGLRISACLHVTTETANLMRTLVAGGADVVLVASNPLSTQDDVAAALVAYEEIPVFAIKGESNEVYYSHIRAALDHNPQLTMDDGADLVTGVLKERPDLIPHMVGSTEETTTGVIRLKAMAKQGVLPFPVIAVNDSDTKHMFDNRYGTGQSTLDGIIRATNILLAGKTFVVAGYGWCSRGIAERARGLGANVIVTEIDPVKALEAVMDGFRVMPMVEAARQADFIVTATGNKHVIDQNAFEVMKDGCVIANSGHFNVEINIPALESLSVEKRRPRAFVDQYILRDGRVINLLGEGRLVNLASAEGHPSAVMDMSFANQALASEFLLRNQGKLPVGVHALPKELDREIAALKLAAMGVTIDTLTPEQEAYLNSWQEGT
- a CDS encoding Gfo/Idh/MocA family protein; this encodes MKWGILSAGRIARRFASAVAGSATEQVVAIAARDADRAAAFAAEFGIPRAYGDYVALLNDPEVEAVYNALPNSLHAQWSIAALQAGKHVLCEKPLATTLADGLVMVAAAQAHRRLLMEAFMYRFHPQTLTVQRLLAEGVIGEVRHVRGHFAFLLDDATNIRLDPALGGGALYDIGCYPLSYARMVFGTRPHIATALMDGVAIDSSLCGMLRFGAERCAIVSCSFRTAWNQRVEIIGSEGWIHLERPFNPTPDLATTIMVARGGRHVTVETITIPPADHFRLEAEGFAALATAGAPVPSVGAMPLTESLDNLAAMEALFTSAATATHTELRMPAFAPEWPVVALS